One stretch of Salmo trutta chromosome 7, fSalTru1.1, whole genome shotgun sequence DNA includes these proteins:
- the LOC115196878 gene encoding uncharacterized protein LOC115196878 translates to MSNADRVVLALGGAGTVGSGIVKALLDKGFKVAVISREDSGLEKLRGFVSPSSRDNLTTLVGDVGSEEGAEVVKHALLKSVGKVTDIVSSLGFSWWQGGPPHTQTLKELHWVIETLLFSTFVSWKVFFPLVRDDPNCTYTFITGGAGEKLLMPGTGFLTVGSASTLAFCQVLREEYPEVPCKLNQVKINTGVAPPERMAPGYLNHLDLGEAVATLVERKNTTHTVFPVNSAADLKKFILEGNI, encoded by the exons ATGTCAAACGCGGACAGAGTTGTGTTAGCTCTCGGTGGAGCAGGAACAGTGGGCTCTGGAATAGTTAAAGCACTCCTCGACAAAG GTTTTAAGGTGGCTGTCATCTCCAGAGAAGACAGCGGATTAGAGAAGCTCAGGGGGTTTGTTTCGCCCTCCAGCCGAGACAACCTCACTACCCTAGTCGGGGATGTTG GTTCAGAGGAGGGGGCAGAGGTGGTCAAGCACGCCCTTCTAAAGTCTGTTggcaaggtgacagacattgtgTCATCTCTGGGATTCAGCTGGTGGCAGGGTGGACCTCCACATACCCAGACTCTGAAAGAACTACACTGG GTGATTGAGACATTGCTGTTTAGCACCTTTGTATCATGGAAGGTCTTCTTTCCGCTGGTGAGAGACGACCCCAACTGCACCTACACCTTTATCACAG GTGGTGCTGGAGAGAAGCTGTTGATGCCAGGTACAGGGTTCCTGACTGTTGGCTCCGCCAGCACCCTGGCATTCTGTCAGGTACTACGAGAGGAGTACCCAGAAGTGCCCTGCAAACTCAACCAG GTAAAGATCAACACAGGTGTGGCCCCTCCAGAGCGCATGGCTCCTGGTTACCTGAACCACCTGGACCTTGGTGAGGCTGTGGCCACGTTGGTGGAGAGAAAGAACACCACCCACACAGTGTTCCCTGTCAACTCCGCGGCAGACTTAAAAAAATTCATTCTCGAGGGTAACATATAA